One Dictyostelium discoideum AX4 chromosome 3 chromosome, whole genome shotgun sequence genomic region harbors:
- a CDS encoding OB fold-containing protein, nucleic acid binding, whose protein sequence is MNLIKVNEIKPYSKNINCVFIVLDKGPPTKKKEGTIYQVLVADSTASINMTVWDALGEQIQPGDILRLKGGYSNIYIELLNLYVGKTGIIEKIGEFTFPFVEAPNLSSTLWNVHQDPNNPKNMVATPKPSPHKQQQPMQQPTPPMTHQMKQPPMQQMKQLPLQQQQQQQQQQQQQQQQQQQQQ, encoded by the exons atgaatttaataaaagtaaatgaaattaaaccaTACTCAAAGAATATAAATTGTGTTTTCATAGTATTGGATAAAGGACCACcaacaaagaaaaaagaagGAACAATATATCAAGTTTTAGTTGCAGATTCTACAGCGTCTATTAATATGACCGTTTGGGATGCATTAGGAGAACAAATTCAACCTGGTGATATTTTAAGATTAAAAGGTGgttattcaaatatttacATAGAGTTGTTAAATCTTTATGTTGGTAAAACTGGTATAATTGAAAAGATTGGAGA ATTTACATTTCCATTTGTTGAAGCACCAAATTTAAGTTCAACACTTTGGAATGTTCATCAAGATCCAAATAATCCTAAAAATATGGTTGCAACACCAAAACCTTCACCccataaacaacaacaaccaatgcAACAGCCCACTCCACCTATGACTCATCAAATGAAACAACCACCAATGCAACAAATGAAACAATTAcctttacaacaacaacaacaacaacaacaacaacaacaacaacaacaacaacaacaacaacaacaacaataa
- the rpb1 gene encoding RNA polymerase II core subunit → MAAFFPPSSAELRKVKRVQFGILSPDEIRNMSVARVEHPETYENGKPKAGGLLDPAMGTIDKTQRCQTCSGTMAECPGHFGHIELAKPVFHIGFIDTVLKILRCVCYHCSKLLTDTNEHSFRQALKIRNQKHRLNAVVDCCKNKKVCAIGGEEEEEHDLSKTDEELDKPVKHGGCGNVLPKITKEDLKIIVEFKDVTDESIEKKSVLSAERVLNILKRIKDEDSRAMGINPDWARADWMIATVLPVPPPPVRPSIMMDTSTRGEDDLTHKLADIVKANRELQRQEKNGAPAHIIAEATQFLQFHVATYVDNEIPGLPQAQQRSGRPLKSIRQRLKGKEGRIRGNLMGKRVDFSARTVITADPNLSIDQVGVPRSIALNLTYPETVTPFNIDKMRELIRNGPSEHPGAKYIIREDGTRFDLRFVKKVSDTHLECGYKVERHINDGDVVIFNRQPSLHKMSMMGHRIKVMPYSTFRLNLSVTSPYNADFDGDEMNLHVPQTLETRAEVIEIMMVPRQIVSPQSNRPVMGIVQDTLLGSRLFTKRDCFMEKDLVMNILMWLPSWDGKVPPPAILKPKQLWTGKQLFSLIIPDINLIRFTSTHNDKEPNECSAGDTRVIIERGELLAGILCKRSLGAANGSIIHVVMNEHGHDTCRLFIDQTQTVVNHWLINRGFTMGIGDTIADSATMAKVTLTISSAKNQVKELIIKAQNKQFECQPGKSVIETFEQKVNQVLNKARDTAGSSAQDSLSEDNNLKAMVTAGSKGSFINISQMMACVGQQNVEGKRIPFGFQSRTLPHFTKDDYGPESRGFVENSYLRGLTPQEFFFHAMGGREGLIDTAVKTSETGYIQRRLVKAMEDVSIKYDATVRNSLGDVIQFAYGEDGIDGCFVENQSIDSLRKDNTELERMYRHQVDKPDYGDGWMDPLVIEHVRNDSLTRDTLEKEFERIKSDRSLLRNEIIPSGEANWPLPVNLRRLINNAQKLFNIDIRRVSDLNPAVVVLEIEKLVARLKIIATADTTEDDENFNRAWAEVYFNATMLFSILVRSTFASKRVLTEFRLTEKAFLWVCGEIESKFLQALAHPGEMVGALAAQSIGEPATQMTLNTFHYAGVSSKNVTLGVPRLKEIINIAKQVKTPSLTIYLKPHMARDMDRAKIVKSQLEYTTLANVTSATEIYYDPDPQNTIISEDAEFVNSYFELPDEEIDVHSMSPWLLRIELDRGMVTDKKLTMADITQCVVRDFGLSLNCIFSDDNAEKLILRIRMVESQETKGTDNDDDDQFLRRIESNMLSEMVLRGIKGIKKVFMRTDDKIPKVTENGGFGVREEWILDTDGVSLLEVMSHPDVDHTRTTSNDIVEIIQVLGIEAVRNALLKELRAVISFDGSYVNYRHLAILADVMTYRGHLMAITRHGINRVETGPLMRCSFEETVEILMDAAMFSETDDVKGVTENIILGQLPPLGTGSFEVFLNQDMIKNAHSIALPEPSNVSYPDTPGSQTPSYSYGDGSTTPFHNPYDAPLSPFNETFRGDFSPSAMNSPGYNANKSYGSSYQYFPQSPTYSPTSPSYSPTSPSYSPTSPSYSPTSPSYSPTSPSYSPTSPSYSPTSPFYSPTSPSYSPTSPSYSPTSPSYSPTSPSYSPTSPSYSPTSPSYSPTSPSYSPTSPSYSPTSPSYSPTSPSYSPTSPSYSPTSPSYSPSSPSYSPSSPSYSPSSPSYSPSSPTFTNKYNYQPNNKKK, encoded by the exons atggcaGCTTTTTTTCCACCATCATCAGCAGAACTAAGAAAAGTTAAAAGAGTTCAATTTGGTATTCTTAGTCCAGATGAAATTAGAAATATGTCAGTTGCTCGTGTTGAACATCCAGAAACCTATGAAAATGGTAAACCAAAAGCTGGTGGTTTATTAGATCCAGCAATGGGTACCATTGATAAAACACAAAGATGTCAAACATGTTCAGGTACAATGGCAGAATGTCCAGGTCATTTTGGTCATATAGAATTAGCAAAACCAGTATTTCATATTGGTTTCATTGATAcagtattaaaaattttaagatGTGTTTGTTATCAttgttcaaaattattaacgGATACA aatgaacaCTCATTTAGACAAGCattaaaaattagaaatcAAAAACATAGATTAAATGCAGTAGTAGATTGttgtaaaaacaaaaaagtaTGTGCAATTGGAggagaagaagaggaagaacatgatttatcaaaaacCGATGAAGAATTGGATAAACCAGTTAAACATGGTGGATGTGGTAATGTTTTACCAAAGATAACAAAAGAAGATTTAAAGATTATAGTAGAGTTTAAAGATGTAACCGATGAAAGTATTGAAAAGAAATCGGTACTATCGGCAGAACgtgttttaaatattttaaagagAATTAAAGATGAAGATTCGCGTGCAATGGGTATTAACCCAGATTGGGCAAGAGCAGATTGGATGATTGCAACAGTATTACCagtaccaccaccaccagttAGACCATCGATTATGATGGATACCTCAACGAGGGGTGAGGATGATTTAACACATAAATTAGCCGATATTGTAAAGGCAAATAGAGAATTACAACGTCAAGAAAAGAATGGTGCACCAGCACATATCATTGCAGAGGCAACTCAATTCTTACAATTCCACGTTGCAACCTATGTAGACAATGAAATACCCGGTTTACCACAAGCTCAACAACGTTCAGGTAGACCATTGAAATCGATTCGTCAACGTTTAAAAGGTAAAGAAGGTAGAATCAGAGGTAATCTTATGGGTAAACGTGTTGATTTCTCTGCTCGTACAGTCATTACTGCCGATCCAAATCTTTCGATCGATCAAGTTGGTGTACCACGTTCAATTGCGCTCAATCTCACCTATCCAGAGACAGTAACACCTTTCAATATCGATAAAATGAGAGAGTTAATTAGAAATGGTCCATCCGAGCATCCAGGTGCAAAATATATCATTCGTGAGGATGGTACACGTTTCGATTTACGTTTTGTCAAAAAAGTTAGTGATACCCATTTAGAGTGTGGCTATAAAGTTGAAAGACATATCAACGATGGTGATGTGGTTATTTTCAATCGTCAACCATCACTTCATAAAATGTCTATGATGGGTCATCGTATTAAAGTTATGCCATACAGTACTTTTCGTTTGAATCTTTCTGTAACCTCTCCATACAATGCAGATTTCGATGGTGATGAAATGAATCTTCATGTACCACAAACTTTGGAAACCCGTGCTGAAGTCATTGAAATTATGATGGTACCACGTCAAATCGTTTCACCACAATCAAATCGTCCTGTAATGGGTATTGTACAAGATACTCTATTGGGTAGTCGTCTCTTTACAAAACGTGATTGCTTTATGGAAAAAGATTTAGTAATGAACATATTAATGTGGTTACCATCTTGGGATGGTAAAGTACCACCACCAGCAATCTTAAAACCAAAACAACTTTGGACAGGTAAACAACTTTTCTCACTCATCATTCCcgatataaatttaattcgtTTCACATCGACTCACAATGATAAAGAACCAAATGAATGTTCGGCCGGTGATACTCGTGTCATCATTGAAAGAGGTGAACTATTGGCAGGTATTCTTTGTAAACGTTCATTAGGTGCAGCAAATGGTTCAATCATTCATGTGGTCATGAATGAACATGGTCATGATACTTGTCGTCTTTTCATTGATCAAACTCAAACCGTTGTCAATCATTGGTTAATTAATCGTGGTTTCACTATGGGTATTGGTGATACCATTGCAGATTCTGCAACAATGGCAAAGGTTACTCTTACCATTTCCTCTGCAAAGAATCAAGTAAAAGAATTGATTATCAAAGctcaaaataaacaatttgaaTGTCAACCAGGTAAATCTGTAATTGAAACTTTTGAACAAAAAGTAAATCAAGTATTAAATAAGGCTCGTGATACCGCTGGTAGTAGTGCACAAGATTCCCTCTCTGAGGATAACAATTTAAAGGCGATGGTAACTGCAGGTTCAAAAGGTTCTTTCATCAATATCTCACAGATGATGGCTTGTGTAGGTCAACAAAATGTCGAAGGTAAACGTATTCCATTTGGTTTCCAAAGTAGAACATTACCACATTTCACCAAGGATGATTATGGTCCAGAGAGTCGTGGTTTCGTAGAGAATTCATATCTTCGTGGTTTAACTCCTCAAGAATTCTTTTTCCATGCTATGGGTGGTAGAGAAGGTTTAATTGATACTGCCGTAAAAACATCTGAAACCGGTTATATTCAACGTCGTCTTGTAAAAGCAATGGAGGATGTCTCAATTAAATATGATGCCACAGTTAGAAATTCATTGGGTGATGTTATTCAATTTGCCTATGGTGAAGATGGTATAGATGGTTGTTTTGTTGAGAATCAATCCATTGATTCCCTTAGAAAAGATAATACCGAATTGGAACGTATGTATCGTCATCAAGTTGATAAACCAGACTATGGTGATGGTTGGATGGATCCATTGGTAATTGAACATGTTAGAAACGATTCATTAACTCGTGATACATTGGAGAAAGAATTTGAACGTATTAAATCGGATCGTTCATTATTaagaaatgaaattataccATCTGGTGAGGCAAATTGGCCATTACCAGTGAATTTACGTcgtttaattaataatgcaCAAAAACTTTTCAATATTGATATTCGTAGAGTTAGTGATTTAAATCCGGCAGTTGTTGTtttagaaattgaaaaattggTAGCACGTTTAAAGATTATTGCAACCGCTGATACAACCGAAGATGATGAAAACTTTAATCGTGCTTGGGCTGAAGTTTACTTTAATGCCACAATGTTATTCTCGATTTTAGTACGTTCAACATTTGCAAGTAAACGTGTTTTAACCGAATTTAGATTAACAGAGAAAGCATTCCTTTGGGTTTGTGGTGAAATCGAAAGTAAATTCCTTCAAGCATTGGCCCATCCAGGTGAAATGGTAGGTGCATTGGCAGCACAATCAATTGGTGAACCAGCAACACAAATGACACTTAATACTTTCCATTATGCTGGTGTAAGTAGTAAGAATGTAACATTGGGTGTACCACGTCTAAAGGAAATCATTAACATTGCCAAACAAGTGAAAACACCATCCCTCACCATCTATTTGAAACCACATATGGCTCGTGATATGGATCGTGCAAAGATTGTAAAATCACAACTCGAATATACTACACTTGCAAATGTAACCTCTGCAACCGAAATCTACTATGATCCTGATCCACAAAATACCATCATCAGTGAAGATGCTGAATTTGTAAATAGTTATTTCGAACTTCCAGATGAAGAGATCGATGTTCATAGTATGTCACCTTGGTTACTTCGTATCGAATTGGATAGAGGTATGGTTACCGATAAAAAGTTAACAATGGCCGATATCACTCAATGTGTCGTTAGAGATTTTGGTCTAAGtttaaattgtatttttagTGATGATAATGCCGAGAAACTCATTCTTCGTATTCGTATGGTAGAGAGTCAAGAAACAAAAGGTACCgacaatgatgatgatgatcaaTTCCTTCGTCGTATCGAATCAAATATGCTCAGTGAAATGGTTTTACGTGGTATCAAAGGTATAAAGAAAGTGTTTATGAGAACCGATGATAAGATTCCAAAGGTCACTGAAAATGGTGGTTTTGGTGTTCGTGAAGAATGGATTCTCGATACTGATGGTGTTTCCCTCTTAGAGGTAATGAGCCATCCAGACGTTGATCATACTCGTACCACCTCTAATGATATCGTTGAAATCATTCAGGTTTTAGGTATTGAGGCCGTAAGAAATGCTCTCCTCAAAGAACTTCGTGCCGTTATTTCCTTTGATGGTTCCTATGTAAATTATCGTCATTTGGCAATTTTAGCCGATGTTATGACTTATCGTGGTCATCTTATGGCCATCACTCGTCATGGTATCAATAGAGTTGAAACTGGTCCACTCATGAGATGTTCTTTCGAAGAAACTGTCGAAATTCTTATGGATGCCGCCATGTTCTCTGAAACTGATGATGTCAAAGGTGTAactgaaaatattattttaggTCAACTCCCACCATTGGGTACTGGTAGTTTCGAAGTTTTCCTCAATCAAGATATGATCAAAAATGCTCATTCCATCGCTTTACCAGAACCTTCCAATGTTTCTTATCCAGATACTCCAGGTAGTCAAACACCTTCCTATTCCTATGGTGATGGTAGTACAACTCCTTTCCATAATCCTTATGATGCTCCATTGTCACCATTCAATGAAACTTTCCGTGGTGATTTCTCACCTTCTGCTATGAATTCACCAGGTTATAATGCAAATAAATCCTATGGTAGTAGTTATCAATACTTCCCACAATCACCAACTTATTCTCCAACTTCACCATCCTATTCTCCAACTTCACCATCTTATTCACCAACTTCTCCATCTTATTCACCAACTTCACCATCTTATTCACCAACTTCTCCATCTTATTCACCAACCTCACCATCTTATTCTCCAACTTCACCATTTTATTCTCCAACTTCACCTTCCTACTCACCAACTTCACCATCATACTCCCCAACCTCACCATCATATTCACCAACCTCACCATCTTACTCACCAACCTCACCCTCCTATTCACCAACTTCACCATCATATTCACCAACTTCACCATCATATTCACCAACTTCACCATCATACTCTCCAACTTCACCATCATATTCACCAACCTCTCCTTCATACTCACCAACCTCACCATCTTATTCACCAACCTCACCATCATATTCACCATCATCCCCATCTTATTCACCAAGTTCGCCATCATATTCACCAAGTTCACCATCATactcaccatcatcaccaacctTTACAAACAAATATAACTAtcaaccaaataataaaaagaaatag